From Topomyia yanbarensis strain Yona2022 chromosome 1, ASM3024719v1, whole genome shotgun sequence, one genomic window encodes:
- the LOC131677894 gene encoding protein SEC13 homolog: protein MVSVVNTIDTGHEDMIHGAEVDYYGLRLATCSSDNSVKIFDIKSGAQTLAADLKGHGGPVWQVAWAHPRYGNIIASCSYDRKVIIWKEAGPGDWSKWFEYSNHDSSVNSVAWAPAEYGLILACGSSDGSVSVLTANVEAGTWDSKKIANAHSIGCNTVSWCPATVPEPAFDQRQGKSSLIVKRLVTGGCDNSVKIWKEEGDRWEEDARLELHSDWVRDVAWAPNVGLPRHQIASCSQDRRVVIWTSDDLQNWQSTILNNFDDVVWNVSWSLTGNILAVSGGDNKISLWRESNEGQWICISEDTNSVSQTHQQNATQNSFVPEQRTL from the coding sequence ATGGTCTCTGTGGTGAATACCATTGATACTGGCCATGAAGATATGATCCATGGTGCTGAAGTGGACTACTACGGTTTACGGTTGGCAACCTGCTCATCGGACAACTCGGTGAAAATATTCGATATAAAAAGTGGAGCTCAAACACTTGCGGCAGACTTGAAGGGTCACGGTGGGCCAGTTTGGCAAGTGGCCTGGGCTCATCCTCGTTATGGTAACATTATTGCGTCGTGCTCATACGATCGTAAGGTTATCATTTGGAAGGAAGCCGGACCTGGTGATTGGAGCAAATGGTTTGAATATAGCAATCATGATtcttctgttaattctgttgcTTGGGCTCCGGCGGAATATGGACTGATCTTAGCTTGTGGAAGTTCGGACGGGTCAGTTTCCGTTTTAACTGCCAATGTAGAAGCAGGCACTTGGGATTCCAAAAAAATAGCTAACGCTCATAGCATCGGTTGCAACACAGTTAGTTGGTGTCCCGCAACAGTTCCGGAGCCTGCCTTTGATCAAAGACAGGGTAAATCAAGCCTTATCGTGAAGCGCCTTGTGACGGGAGGTTGCGACAATTCTGTTAAAATATGGAAGGAAGAGGGTGATCGCTGGGAGGAAGACGCACGACTTGAACTACATTCAGATTGGGTGCGTGATGTAGCCTGGGCTCCTAATGTTGGACTTCCTCGGCATCAAATCGCAAGTTGTTCCCAGGATCGAAGAGTTGTTATCTGGACCAGTGATGATTTACAGAATTGGCAGTCAacaattttgaataattttgatGATGTCGTGTGGAACGTTAGCTGGTCACTGACGGGTAACATTTTAGCTGTATCAGGGGGAGATAACAAGATCAGTTTGTGGCGTGAGAGTAACGAAGGACAGTGGATCTGCATCAGTGAAGATACAAATTCAGTTAGCCAAACGCATCAACAGAACGCCACACAGAATAGTTTTGTCCCGGAACAGCGGACACTGTAG